A single window of Nicotiana tomentosiformis chromosome 1, ASM39032v3, whole genome shotgun sequence DNA harbors:
- the LOC138906003 gene encoding uncharacterized protein: MYVSVAESRGAPSRGRGQFVRGQSCRPPYPAPPPPRGAPIRPYFSAIPESSYRPPAIQCSSSQYSGPQGQTSSQRLIVPQSCYECGDPRHIRRFYPRLQGRPVQQGQQPMITTPVSPPVVRPPRGGGHVGRGRPRGGGQPGGGQPVGAPARFYVFSAKPDVEASDAVITGIISVCGKDASVLFDPGSTYSYVSSLFAPVLGVFHESLSTPIYVSTPVGDSVIVNRIYRSCIITFCGYETRAYLLLLEITDFEIILGMDWLSPYHAILDYHAKIVTMAIPALPKL; this comes from the exons Atgtacgtcagcgtagccgagagcag AGGTGCCccgtctaggggcagaggtcagtttgtgagagggcagtcctgcaggcccccatatccagcaccaccgcctcctcgaggtgctccaatacgaccttatttcagtgcaataccagagagttcttatcgcccaccagctattcagtgTTCTTCCAGTcagtattcaggtccccagggccagacttctagtcagcGGCTTATTGTACCGCAGAGTTGTTACGAATGCGGGGATCCCAGGCATATAAGGAGATTCTACCCCAGGCTgcagggtagaccagtgcagcagggtcagcagcctatgattaccacaCCAGTTTccccaccagtagtccgaccacctagaggtggaggacatgtgggtaggggtcgtcctagaggtggaggtcagccaggtggaggccagccagttggcgctccagctcggttctatgtttTTTCGGCTaaaccagatgtagaggcctcagatgcagtgattacagggattatttctgtttgcggcaaagatgcctcggtattatttgatccaggatctacgtattcatatgtatcatctctatttgctccagtCCTGGGTGTTTttcatgagtccttgagtacacctatttatgtgtccactcctgtgggtgattctgttattgtgaaccggatctaccggtcctgtattattacattttgtggttatgaaactagagcatatCTCCTATTACTTGAGATaactgattttgaaattattctgggcatggactggttatctccatatcatgctattctagattatcatgccaagattgttaccatggctattccagcattgcctaagctgtaG